A stretch of Vicinamibacteria bacterium DNA encodes these proteins:
- a CDS encoding VWA domain-containing protein, whose amino-acid sequence MVLAGGLGLAPASAASLRFTSPLPETAISGPTTLRAELEPEELGAQVTRLTLSVDGEIACSLEKSPFECAWDAGAGIVPHHLRAVATLRSGARLVASLRTAGIDLSFAVDVNLVQVTAIVTDSKGRLLRGLKADDFRVFEDGVPQPVSHFLGEDASREIVVAVDMSASMAPAMPRVRRAVQGFLGALKAEDRVTLIAFNDGIFTLARRESEPGARVRAVDRLAAWGGTALYDVILKGYEILDPRKGKKALVVFTDGEDESSRATIQDVERRVERSDTPLYMIGQGRGTKDPTLKNILGRLARIGGGRAFHTDDPAELPGVFTGILDELSGQYVLAYSGTNTSLDGGWRTIRVEVGAGRLVRARQGYRAGEGRR is encoded by the coding sequence GTGGTGCTCGCGGGCGGCCTGGGCCTCGCTCCCGCCTCCGCCGCTTCCCTGCGGTTCACGTCGCCCCTGCCCGAGACCGCAATCTCCGGGCCCACCACGCTCCGAGCCGAGCTCGAGCCGGAGGAGCTCGGGGCACAGGTCACGCGGCTCACCTTGAGCGTCGACGGCGAGATCGCGTGCTCGCTCGAGAAGTCGCCCTTCGAGTGCGCGTGGGACGCGGGGGCGGGCATTGTTCCTCATCATCTGAGGGCGGTGGCTACGCTGCGTTCGGGCGCCCGGTTGGTGGCGAGCCTTCGCACCGCGGGGATCGACCTCTCCTTCGCCGTCGACGTCAATCTGGTGCAGGTCACAGCCATCGTGACCGATTCCAAGGGGCGACTTCTGCGGGGCCTGAAGGCGGATGATTTCCGGGTCTTCGAGGACGGCGTCCCCCAGCCGGTCAGCCACTTCCTGGGCGAGGACGCGTCACGCGAGATCGTGGTTGCGGTCGACATGAGCGCCAGCATGGCTCCGGCCATGCCGCGGGTGCGGCGGGCCGTGCAGGGCTTCCTGGGCGCACTCAAGGCCGAGGATCGGGTGACCCTCATCGCCTTCAACGACGGCATTTTCACGCTGGCACGGCGAGAGAGTGAGCCCGGCGCGCGGGTTCGGGCCGTGGATCGCCTCGCCGCTTGGGGTGGCACTGCCCTCTACGACGTCATTCTCAAGGGTTACGAGATTCTCGATCCCCGGAAGGGGAAGAAGGCGCTTGTGGTCTTCACGGACGGCGAGGACGAGTCCAGCCGCGCCACCATCCAGGACGTGGAGCGGCGGGTCGAGCGCAGCGATACCCCTCTTTACATGATCGGCCAGGGCCGCGGGACCAAGGACCCCACCCTCAAGAACATCCTCGGCCGGCTGGCGCGGATAGGGGGCGGACGCGCCTTCCATACCGACGATCCCGCCGAGCTGCCGGGGGTCTTCACGGGGATCCTCGATGAGCTCTCGGGCCAGTACGTGCTCGCCTATTCGGGCACCAACACCAGCCTTGACGGCGGGTGGCGCACGATCCGGGTGGAAGTGGGGGCGGGGCGCTTGGTGCGGGCGCGCCAGGGCTACCGGGCGGGGGAGGGACGCCGATGA